Proteins co-encoded in one Papaver somniferum cultivar HN1 chromosome 5, ASM357369v1, whole genome shotgun sequence genomic window:
- the LOC113284417 gene encoding uncharacterized protein LOC113284417, producing MESPSPDQLEILEDAYAFSGYLTPSLGIRKRLENDLGLSDAQVRYWFDDRAKKDKDSTANPFSGSVKVLPSVSRWYGSVCTTSRPEEAAPNLEVSKKQAGKQLGELIQKA from the exons ATGGAGAGTCCGTCGCCTGACCAGTTAGAGATCTTAGAAGATGCCTATGCATTTTCCG GATACTTAACTCCATCATTGGGAATAAGAAAGAGGCTAGAAAATGATCTAGGCTTGTCCGATGCCCAAGTGCGTTATTGGTTCGACGATCGAGCGAAGAAAGATAAAGATAGCACAGCAAACCCTTTTTCTGGGTCAGTGAAGGTTTTACCGTCTGTGTCCCGTTGGTATGGTAGTGTCTGTACAACTTCACGACCAGAGGAAGCTGCCCCGAATCTCGAAGTTTCCAAGAAACAAGCCGGAAAACAGCTAGGAGAACTAATTCAGAAG GCGTGA